GTCCAGTATGCGTGGGTCGGAGAGTTCGTAGTAGACAAAGGGGCCGCTGCGCTCAACCTTCACAAGAAGTGCTCGGCGTAATTCTTTCAGATGATGGGAGACTAGGGGTTGAGAGAGAGAGAGCTCGCCGACCACAACCGAGACGGATTTTTTGCCTGTACTCAACGCCAGCAAAATGCGGAGCCTGTTTTCAT
This genomic window from Desulfobulbaceae bacterium contains:
- a CDS encoding winged helix-turn-helix transcriptional regulator, translated to MNDETESTWRKETDFLSQNVGDLSTVAFLAKTLADENRLRILLALSTGKKSVSVVVGELSLSQPLVSHHLKELRRALLVKVERSGPFVYYELSDPRILDIMEGLCHLGQELLATQTIFK